The genomic window ATTTAAAAACTCCATTGCAAATGTCAActttaaattgttaaaaataacatCGTTAAGGCTGAAAGCTTGGAATAAAGGGGATCTTGAACTGAATGAGGAACAACTCCACAGAAACAAATGTTGCAGATAAACCGAATTTATATCAGGGACCAGTTAATGCAAAAACTGCCACTGAGGATAGACAGACATATCTGTGTCTCTACATAACCACTGAAACTTTCTGGCAGTTGCAGTCATAACTGCCATGAGAATGAAAAATTCATATAAAAGCAAAACCTGACCGCTGATTTGCCAGACAGTTTGAAAAGTTATCTTTTTCTCTCATGCTCTGCTTATTCAAAAGAGTTAAATATTGTACTGGTAATCTACCAAAATGATGATTGAATTAAAAGCTAGAAATAGTTATGTAAGCCCCACTTGACTGTATTATGTTTTcctatttgggttttgttttgaggtaaggtctcactATCTAGCACGGGCTAGCTTGAaatttgtggtcctcctgccttagcctcctaagtATGAAAATTCTGGGTGTGGCCTGGGTGGCATTTTATATACATTCAAATCATTTTATATACAATCCAGTTTGGCTGGTTTGTCTCCCGCTCTTAGTTGGAGCAACCAGAGAGCAGAGACCGGAGTGGCAAACTGTCTAGTATGTACGGGGCATTCTAAGCTAAGTGTGGAGCAAGTAAGTAAAGCACACAGACTCATGTAGTCAAGAAAGCCAATGGTTGTCACATGGAAAGGAATCTCTCCACAGATGAGGAGGCACTGGGTGTAGTAGTTTCGTCTGCTACTATCCAAAGCAGCGagtcacatatacacatggtctctttgacttttttttagtttttgacacTGCCAAGTGAATAGAATCTGGTTATGACTACATGAATTAATACTAAAATATAGGTGCTCATTCTGTGATTTTCTCAAATTGTATTCCAATAGGAAGACTACAGGCTAATCAATTTTTACAAGTAAGAGGACAGCTGAGGGCATAGCATTTATAGCAGGGACCAGTTAATACAATCACTGTCATTGAGAATAGACATATTTGTTTCTCTGCATCACCGCTGAAATGTCCTGGTAATTACATTCATGATCACCATGAGaatgaaaatttcatacaaaAGCAAAACCTGCCTTCAACCCTCTGAAGttttaaacacacaaagccaGGAGCAGTGGCACCCACTAGCAGTAtctcagggggctgaggcaggtagCTTGCTTGAGCTTATggatttgagatcagcctgggaaATATAAAGAGACTCCACCTCAAAATAGATTAAGTAATAGACTAAATGAAGTACATTTTTAAAGGCATCACAATAACAATCTTGTGGCCCAGTATCAACTCAACAATATCCTCCTGAAAGTTGCATATTTCAGTAGTGTGTTCATCCTGACCACTTCCTCCCCATTCCTCCATTCAATACATGATAATAATATCACATAACCCACTACCTATGCACTTCCCTGAATAATGTGAGGGTAAGATTGTGATATGGAAAATCAATATGGAACAAGCTTCTCTGGGAATCTGTATCAAATTAATTATTGTGAGAAAGGGACTAGCAATATATCAACATTATGAGTAGGTGTTATTACCAATGTAACTATTGACTGTGCTGCCCAGAGCTCCAGGCACCACGGAATGTTTATGTGAAATGGATCCTGTCTGTGCTTTTGCTTACGtctttttagcattttatttccATCTGCATACTAAAGAACAGTGGGTCATCGAGTGGCTTATAGCCGCTCTGGCCACCTTTCTCAGGGTTCTGAGGGCCCGCCAGAGGTTTCTGGCCTGAATGGATATGAGGACATGAGCGCCTTCTCAAGCAAGCCCAGGAACCTCTTTCAAAATTCCATCCAAGTGAAAGGAAGGCAAAAGATAGAAATTCAGTTTTTAAGAAATCTAGGAGCTATGACTGTGACATGAAGAGCATATAGCTCTAAGGGACTTGCTTGACTTAACACATCTACACTTGGACCCATTAGCAGTTATCGAACTTccaactcaaaaatatttattaaaggggctggagagatggctcagaggttaagagcactggctgctcttccagaggtcctgagttcaattcccagcaaccacatggtggctcacaaccatctgtactgagatccggtgccctgctctggcgtgcgggcatacatcgaggcagaatgttgtatacataataaataaataaatctttaaaaaaagattttaaaataatatttattaaaattatggaTACGAGTTGTTCAATGCAATGTAAGGAATTCAGTTTTCTACCAAGAAACGATCTCAGATTGTAGAACTTGGATTCCCCCATTAAATCTCTGTGAACTATTTGAAACAACAAATTATCCAATAGTTTTATGCAAATTTTTGCTACCTCTTGGAAAGCTATGCACACTCTACATTTTTATAGCATAtataattcctttttatttccttcaaaaATTATAcctaaaatagaaggaaaatttggCAGAGCAGACTTAGGATAATTAGCATTTAGTAGCTAAAGGGTGACATCTACCATGCATCATTCCCTAACTGATCACCCACATTTTGTATTAAATACATGTATCTTGTAACTTGAACCACAAAATCACCAATGGCTAACTCCAGTGTCAGAAACTTTCAGATACAGGCAGTCAAAACAACCTGAACAACTAATGAACATAATTATAAGATATTAACTTTAAGGAGCATCACTAAATTAAAACTAAGCTAACTAAGGAAAGTAAGCGGCAAGTGGGGGCCCATATCCTGCCCCGAAAGGGTTAAATTAAAAGTACACAGTTGGTGTCATTTCGCCAGACTCCAGGCTTCATGGAGCCTGCTTACCAAGCGAGGTTGCATACAAAACAAGACGAGCCAAATAAAAATCTCCCCGAATTAAATaagtaattccagcactaggataTGTCAGCATAGATGTCAGGATCTGTCTGGGTGTAGTCTGTTTGGATGGAGAGAGCCAGGAATTCGGGGCTTCTTGCTACTCCAGCACAGCTCTAGCCAGGCTCCTCTCCACTTCAGCTGCTGAAACAGCTCCACTTAATCTGCATTCACCAGAGTCCACACAGACTCCCCAAGTGTAGTCTCCTGGCATGGGAGAAATTAGGCtacttttaaatctatttttagcTGTACAGGGCTGCTAACTACCATttgatctggggctggagaatgtCACTAAGACTGTTTCATATTCGTGAATGCTGTTTCCAGTGGCTATTAATTTCTACATATATCAAATATACAAAAGCAATTGACTATTTAGAAATGTCTGGGAAATGGTAAGATATTACAGAATCAATGGTAGAGAATTATAAATGCTTTCCGTGTGTGTGCAAACCAATTAGAAATTCCTTGGTAGCTGTTCTTTTCATTTCAAGCTTCAATTCTGAGGACTATCACACTAGGGAGGAGGTAGTTCCCACGCAAATATCCTTGCCTTTGTGACTTTAGATTGTCACAGAAAAATCTACATTTAGCAATTTTGCCATATTAGACACTTAGATAAATTTGAAAAaggtaattttataaattttcaaaTAGCACGAGGTTTCAATGTTGGAAACCAATAATAATAACTTAAAATGTTCTAACAGGTAAAGACAGAATATATAAAATGACAGTATTATGTATTTCATACAGACTTATGGTCACTAACTAGTCGTCGACTGCAGCACAAAATTATTCCTAGTAACCCTTTGGTATTGCCAGCCAAATTAGATGTTGAACAATATTTATAggttatattaataaaaataatttgaaaatatctgCTGATATAGATGTTTCTTTCTATGTACACAAagcatttttcattaaaataggaATATGCTTTTTGTCATTTAGAATATTAAGAAGTTTCCTCTAtgtgaaaacaagaacaaaggttCAAAGACCTTTTACATTGTATTTTGTGGTTATATAAGATTCCTTCAAgatcccattttctttatttctgttccccgcaccactctctctccctctccctcacttcctagcttgctctctctgtctcatttgACAGGCAAATTTGCAGACATTGCCGCAGGATAACAACCTCGTTTGACAGTCAATTAACCGTGAATAGtcaaagccaaggcagtttgCATTACATAAATGGAAAATTAGATTCCTTTTTCCCAAGAAACAAAACCCTCTCCTTAAGACACTGCAATAGACAACTTAGTATCAAAACTTCTAATCACGTCTTTCCCAAACCCCTTGGAGACATTTAGCAATCAGTAAAAGGTGGTTTCATTTAATTTGTATAATGTAATTTTTGTAAATGTATTATACATTTTGTGTAGAGATCATTATCATGGAGATAATATAAATGTTGGCATAGATGTCATAAAACACCTTTAATGTCTTTCTGACAGATATTAAAAGCAATAAGCTGTGATCCTTTTTAATGGAAGGTTTCTAAGAGAACATTTCAATTATTGTCATTTTATGCTTTTGCAGCCTGTTTCATTGTGTAACCTGAtatatttctgaattttcttctGAAATATGCCCAGCAATTAATAATCTTATTGCTATTAATGTCACTGCTTTcctatttgtgtttttcttagttatatcTACTGGGAATTGTTCTTTTCCCTATCTTTACCCTTGTACTAAATATCCAGTCTTTTGATTATGAATACCCACCCGTCTGGCATCTGACTGCTCATTCCCCCTGTTTGTTCCCAGCCTACCTGATCTTTCTCTCCAAAAGTCCCCAGAAGAATCAGTGTCTGTGATGAAAAAGCTGTGTTCCTTGTTCTTATCTAGGAccagaacaaagcagaaaatCTCCAAGTGACCAATGGGACAAgcaggacagaaagacagactttCAAGAACAGAGGGGAGGGATATTGTATTTATTATGCCCAAGTTTGAGAGTGACTGACTCTAAAGAGAAACAGTCTGAAGGTTCTGTACAGGCtccaaacacatggtggctctccAGAGAGGACAAAGACGCCTAAGAATGTCAACATATTTATATACTTGTGTATGTTAAAAGGGCTGGTGTCATTGACATACAGGGAACAATGCTGAGCTTGGGGACAGTGGTACTATTACTTTAAAACTTGCTATTTCTTGGAAACTACAGAATTGCTGCCTTTTTGGGTATAAACTGTGATTTCAGAAACAACAGCCAAGCAGTGTACCAGCCATGGAACCCTACAGAATGGTGAATGTGGACAAGCACCGGGCGGGGGCAGGGAGGCTCAGAATGAGCCAcagaaatggatgaattcaagaaagacaaaTGGTGTCTCCCTCTGCTTTACCTGAGAAGCTGTCATCCTTCGCAGATAGAATAACTTGGTTGTTTTCCTTAGGTTTCTGATTCTGTATGGACAAGAATTAGAGATACAAATCAATGCCTGGATTAAACCATATGCTAATGTCAACAGTCAGCGGGAAGAGGCATCAGTAAAAGTGACTCCATGGAGCCTCAGGAGACATCATTTTTTTTGTCCTTGATGATCATTTTTCTCTGAATAGCTTTTATACTTAAATCTACATATGTGCCTATGTATACCTCCACTATGCCTTAAGAAGGAAAATCGATTAATTAAATACATGCTAGGTTAGCCCCTGTAAATAAACACACCATGCCATTTGTCAAGTCTGCACTATATTAGAACAGAGTCACCTCTGTCTGAGGCCTTGGAAAACGTTTCCCTTGTAAGCTTGAGTGAACACAGCATGTGGAGCCATTTAAATGTAACTTTGGTTTCTGAGGAGACCTGGGTAGCACTCTCCAGTTAGTGGGAATGGGGCTTGGGAAAGTCTCCCTAAAGCTTCTGTATTGATTTACCTCGGGACACATATCTTTACACGTACACTCATTCTGGCTTGAATCAAACCGTAAAAATAAAGGGGAATTCAACTTTTATAAGTCAGTGTACTTCCAATCTTAGGAAAAGAAACTAGGCCATGGCAGAGGAGACACTGGACCCCCGCTGAGGAACAGTGAACTGGATCATCCCTAGGCTTCAGGGTCTCTTTGGTGAACTGGCAGTTAAAGGGACTTGGATTAGGGTGTCTGTTCCAACTTCTACAAGCAGTCAACTTAACTCTAAGAGGGGCAGGAGGTCCTAAGCCTGGAAAGACTTCACTAGAAAAAGACTGAGGACCACATTTTTATGGAGAACCCTGGCAGGAGAGAAGTGCTCCTAAACACACTGAATATTTCATTTCTGTGGGGATTTCTGCGATTCATCTTTCCTGCGCATATGTAACTGATTCAGCCTAAAGGTGCGTTTAAATAATAACAATTAGCCTGAAGGAGCCTAAAGGGGATATTTACATCTTTGTATGTGGGCTCCTCCTCCAGTGATGGATGGTGGACAGGGCTGCCTGGCCTGCTGCTTGCTTTCTGGGGAGccaggggtgggggcgggggcgccggCAGGTCCGAGCCTCCGGGGTCCCCCAGCTTCCCGTCCTCCTGTAGCAGCCTGGAGGAGTTCAGCGCGAGAGGGAAAGAACCCGTGGCGGGCGTCGTGCGGTCCCGGCCGCTCCCCTTCTCCGACAGCCCTCGGCCTTGAAGGAACCGGCTACCGCCAACCAGGGAGTCTCCGAGAAGGACCCCAgtctcctcatcttcttcctcttcatcctcgAGGTCTCGAccgtcctcctcttcctctccttcgaGTGGCTTGTGGCCCTCCACATCCacctcttgctcttcctcctcgtcctcctcatCTTCCGAGCTGTCCTCGCTTGGATAGCTGCAGCTGGTGCCCTCGGGGGACAGAAGGCCTCGGTGGTGCGGCTGCGGGGCCAgcgggggcggcggcggcgggggcggcggggctgggtggtggcgctCCGACCCAGGCTCATCTGGTtgtggcggcagcagcagcagtggcgaCGGCGGTTgcggagggtggtggtggtgatggtgtgggtggtggtggtggtggtgatggtgcgcTGGGGCAGAGTGGGGCGCGCCCGCCGACGCCCCGTGCAGCTTGGCCAGGCTCTCCGCGTCGTCCTTGCCGCCCACCGGTCGGAAGGCGCTGGAATGGTGGTAACTGCCGCCGCCCGCCTTGCGCCCTTCCAAGAGGTGCGGGTGATGGGGGGCCGGCACACGGGTGCCCGCAGGACCGGTTCCAGAGGACGCAGCCCCGGTCCCGGACGTCACTCCAGGCTCTGCGGGTGGCGTGGACCCGGCGCTGCAATCCCCGCCGCTGCCGCCCGGGGGCGACTCGAAGAGCGCGTCGCGTGCTCCCGTGCCCCCAGCAGAGGGAGGACCGGAGCCAGGGCCATTGGTCACTACGGGGGGAGGCTGGCCCGGCGGGGGTGCTGCTTCGGCGCTGCCACCCGCGCCGCCAGGCTCAGCCAGGTCCAGGAAGGCCTGACGCAGCAGGGCCGGGCTGTCACCCAGCGCGCAGCCAAGCGCAGACGGTGGCTGCGGCGGTGGCTGTAGGTAGGTGGGTACGGGCAGCCCGCCTGGGGTCCGCGGTGGCCAGAACATGCAGAAGGGTGGGTAGAAGGCGTCCTTGCGGCCCGCGGGCCAGAAGAGACCCGACAGACCGGCCTTGGGCGCCGCACCAGTGCTCCCGGCACCCGCTCCCCCCAGGGCCTCGGCCGCTGCGCCCGCGTCCTCCTTCTTGTGGCACAAGCCAAAGGCTGCGGCCGCGGCTGGGAAGGTGTAAGGATGTGGGAAGAGGCCCCCGCAGCCCGGGAACTTCTGCAGCACGCCCCCGAAGGAACCCTTGCTGGGCACTGGGATGACTGGGTAGCTGCGTGGGCCTTTGGTGCCAGCTGCTGCACCAGCCCCCGCACTGGCGCCCACGCCCACGCCGGTCACGCATCCACCCCCGGCACCGCTTGCACCCGGCCCTGCGCCGCCAGTGGCCGCGGCAACCGAGAGGCTGGCGGCGGCTGCCGAAAGGCTGGCTGCAGCCACCACGGCTGCCTCCTGTAGGGAATCGTCATCGTCGTCGAAGCGCGGCCGCTTGTGATGGGCGTGCGGGGCGCCAGCCAGCTCAGccaagggtggtggtggcggtggcggtggtggcgcgcccAGTAGGTGCGGGCCCAGCAGGCCCCCGCCCCCGGCCACTGCGGCTGCGGCCGCCACCGCAGCTGCCTTGACGGAACTGAGCGGGTGACAGGCCGGGTGTGCACTGGGCTGAGGCAGCGCGCGCTTGCGGCTGCCTCCGTTGAACATGGCCTTGACATCCTCCCAGGCGAAGACTAGCTCGTCTTGAGGGCTCTTGTCCGTGAGCTTGAGATGGCGGCGCCAGGAATTGAAGTTGGCAGCGTCTGGCTGTGTGTACTTGGCGTCCGGGGTGCGGTGGGAGTGGAAAATAAACTTGTTGGGTGAGAAGTACATGTTGCAGTAGCTGCATTTGATGCACTTGGCGCGAGAGCTGTTGTAGCGAGCTGGGATGAAGCTGCCGCGGCAGCCCCAGGCACACTCGTGCGACACGTCGAAGGCGAAGTTGTCCGGCAGCTTGGGCGGCCGGTTTTCTCCTAGGAATGACTTACAAAGGCGCTCGGCCTCACGCTTGGTGATCATGCCACAGCGCCGCGAAGAGATCGGCATGGCCCCTGCGCGCCGCAGGATCTCCAGTTGGACAGGCGTACACTGTACGCACGTGATGCCCAGCGCCACGCGGCGGTTGTGGATCTCGTTGTAGCTGAAGTTCTTGAGAAGGGTGTTGGAGATCTGCGCCAGGCACAGACGTTCCTGCCCGTCGATCACCAAGGACACGATGGGAATGCCATAGAGGATCACCTGGCCCACCTGGTTGGGTTTGAGGTTGGCGTGCCCCGGCCGCGGCTGGCTCAGTGCATCGGGCTGGAAGGCGCTCGACGGCGATGCAAGTAGGATGTCGTTGGGCCCTGGCAGTGGGCTGGAAGCCATCTCCTCAACTGCAGAACCGCGGGCTTAGCGCTCCGGGTTTGCCTTGGAgactgggaaggaaagaagaaagttgaCTTGAACCTTCCGGTCTTAGAACAGAGGGAAGGGATGAGAACTAACTGAAAATTACAATAGCTCCTTGCCTTGGTTAAGACACTGGGAAACTGAGCGAGTTTCAGGTGCACAAAGGTCATCTTTTAAAATTCCCCTCAAGGTCTCCTTTGAGAAAGTTTAGCCACTTGGAGTTAGTAATTTGTCTTCCGTCCTACTCGTCCCAAGTAAATACTGTCCACcgatctgtctgcctatctatcggTTTCAGCAAATTCCTAAAAAACTCAAGATATCCCCGATTTATGGGGAAAAATGATTGCTGGAACAAGACACGTGTCCAATAGGAATTATAAAGAAATGACTGTGGTCGTTAATGATACACAAGTCATGAAGAACTCGGGCatggcgagagagagagagagagagagagagagagagagagagagagagagagagagatcattcaGACGTGCCTGAAAAAattgattttggttttaaaaaattaacccaAACATTCTAAAAAGTGCTTTTTGTGGTGTCTGTGGTTTCCTTGGGGGCGAGATTCACTACTGATTAAAACATTGCTCATTAAAGCAAAACGaaatctcttcttcctcatccttgCTATtaggtattattttatttagtgtaaTTAGAAAATTTGAGGGCTGCACGATTGCCCCCAAATTTCCAAAGACCCCTTTCCTGAGCCAAGGACATCTAATTCTAGATAGACGGATCAAGAAGAAGTTGGAGACATAAACAGTAAAAAAGTGCTTTCCTGTCGTGTTTAGACAAGTTATGGGTCATGTTAAACCCAAAAGCTCGCAAAGAAACAGTTCTTGGGGATCACGACAGGCAGAGCATTAAAAAGTGTATTCCGTCGCACACAAGTCAACTTCTGTGACATTTGCCTCCTTGGCAATGTCGATACTGTTCTATGTCGAGAGTGTGCCCAAAAGTAACCATAATTTTCAGATTAGGTAACCAATTGTGGCCGCACTGGAAGTGGATTATGGGTTCAGTCTGAAATAAAATTCTGATTTCACCTGGCCAGCTGGATACCCcaatggataaaaataaaaactcattaaGTTGAAAATAGAGCAATGGTAGAGCAAAGAAACCCGAGCGAAAAGAACGGTAAGTCAAACCAAGTTAAATGGTGCGTTCCCCAGGAAAAGCAATGCTCTCCCCGGAGCTACTTGGACCATGCGTAGGCcgaagctgtcctttgacctgaAAAGTCACCAGTGTCCATCGCCTGGCAGCAAACTGGATTTTATTACAGCGATCATAGAGAATACACTAACCAATCCCCTCAAACAAATGATTGCAACGATGTTCGTCTTTGGGTCCCCATGACTTCTGAATGGCCTCCTCTGACCTGCTGCCCCTGGGATCTTTTGCGCTCTTCTTCGACCTCCAAGAAGGCCGAACAAGACTTCTCGTTCGAAGGAGAGGATCGCCAGGCGTGTCAGTCACTTCACAGATCAGAGGACATATTTTTAGGGGTTAGGGCATTAAATGGCACTCAAGGCATGGTGATTCTCGAGTCTGACACTATCAGACCTAGCTTCGGCTGATGACCCTCCCAGGTTCATTTTTCTCTCAGAGAAGACCGTATTATATCAATAAGACCCTGAGAGAACTCGAACTTTCTGTTCTTAGAAACACGGATGCTGAGTTGGTTCCGCGTTAGGAAGCGCAACCTTCGCGAGGAAGAGCCGGGAGAAATGCCTCCTCTTGGATGTACCCCCACTTTTACCCACAAACCCTTCCAGAAACTCCGTCAGCAGAGACACAAATAAGATTTCGGTTGAGGTGCATTTTGAGGGGTGAAAGGAGAGACAAAAGTTAGTTGAGCTGGAAAGGGAACCCGACAAACTTCTCCATCTGCCTCATGAGTCAACGACCAGCAAATTCATTCTGGTTCTGCTACCCATCATTTCCGAGGCCCGCCGCCCCTCCACCTACGGCTAAAACTCCTCAGCTGTGTTTCTTCAACCTCCAACTGGGTGCCGAGTCAGGGTGGGCGGGTTTGGGTCGTACCTGATAACCCCTCGATGTCTTTAGGCGCGTGGCTGCCGGCCCATCTTCCGAGGGCGCTCGGAGGCGAAGCATCCAAGCGGGTCCTCGAATCCAGCGGGCGGGACTCAGGCGAGCTGAGCGAAGATCCCCGCGCTGGCGCGAGCTAATGGCGCTCGAGCCCGGCGGGGGGCAGAATAAGGGCCTGGGTTGAGGCGGGGTGTCCCCTCCACCGCAGAAAGTGTGGGCACGCGGAAACCCGCGGCAAGCGAGCCCCAAGTGGAGCGCTGTCTGACAGcgcctttctctgtctctgaacTCGTGTCCGATGGAGGGGACGCCACCCAGCGGGCAGGGTGACGTCACCGTCTCCCTGACACTCCACATTAAAGGGCTGGCATGttacagggagggagggggagagcgaAAGCGAGAAGGAGCTACATTAGAGATCCTTTCCCAGCAGACACGAAAAGCCACCACCTAGCCCAGGGCAACTGACAGCTCCCCAACCCGAGAACAAAACACAGCAATGAGAGGCTAGAACCCCTGATCTGGTTTAGGAGTCCAAAGCTGAACTGCTTGTGTGCATCCTGGGGAGATTCTAGAATATCTGCAAACTAAGAGTCTGCCTGCCTGTATTAGCCCCTCCTCAAAGCCACCCTCCTTCCCGAACGATTCCTCCTAGCAGACCC from Microtus pennsylvanicus isolate mMicPen1 chromosome 4, mMicPen1.hap1, whole genome shotgun sequence includes these protein-coding regions:
- the Skor2 gene encoding SKI family transcriptional corepressor 2 produces the protein MASSPLPGPNDILLASPSSAFQPDALSQPRPGHANLKPNQVGQVILYGIPIVSLVIDGQERLCLAQISNTLLKNFSYNEIHNRRVALGITCVQCTPVQLEILRRAGAMPISSRRCGMITKREAERLCKSFLGENRPPKLPDNFAFDVSHECAWGCRGSFIPARYNSSRAKCIKCSYCNMYFSPNKFIFHSHRTPDAKYTQPDAANFNSWRRHLKLTDKSPQDELVFAWEDVKAMFNGGSRKRALPQPSAHPACHPLSSVKAAAVAAAAAVAGGGGLLGPHLLGAPPPPPPPPPLAELAGAPHAHHKRPRFDDDDDSLQEAAVVAAASLSAAAASLSVAAATGGAGPGASGAGGGCVTGVGVGASAGAGAAAGTKGPRSYPVIPVPSKGSFGGVLQKFPGCGGLFPHPYTFPAAAAAFGLCHKKEDAGAAAEALGGAGAGSTGAAPKAGLSGLFWPAGRKDAFYPPFCMFWPPRTPGGLPVPTYLQPPPQPPSALGCALGDSPALLRQAFLDLAEPGGAGGSAEAAPPPGQPPPVVTNGPGSGPPSAGGTGARDALFESPPGGSGGDCSAGSTPPAEPGVTSGTGAASSGTGPAGTRVPAPHHPHLLEGRKAGGGSYHHSSAFRPVGGKDDAESLAKLHGASAGAPHSAPAHHHHHHHHPHHHHHHPPQPPSPLLLLPPQPDEPGSERHHPAPPPPPPPPPLAPQPHHRGLLSPEGTSCSYPSEDSSEDEEDEEEEQEVDVEGHKPLEGEEEEDGRDLEDEEEEDEETGVLLGDSLVGGSRFLQGRGLSEKGSGRDRTTPATGSFPLALNSSRLLQEDGKLGDPGGSDLPAPPPPPLAPQKASSRPGSPVHHPSLEEEPTYKDNQKPKENNQVILSAKDDSFSDKNKEHSFFITDTDSSGDFWRERSGEHTQETNSPHSLKKDVENMGKEELQKVLFEQIDLRRRLEQEFQVLRGNTSFPVFNNFQDQMKRELAYREEMVQQLQIIPYAASLIRKEKLGAHLSKS